AatcaaaacatttaaatttttatgatacATGATACGGCATATTGATTGAAAGATCACCACAAACTAATAGGTACTAATATCAATATTATATCCGATCAAGCTAGGAGTTCGAAGAAAAGCAAAACGGATAAACGAACTCTTCAATGCAACGTTATCCAGACAGTTCACACAGATGAAGTCGTTTTCTTGCAGTTGAGTCGATGAAAATAGTTCCACAGAAAAGTCACTGGCCTTCAtcgtaaaacacatttttggcaaaattattattattattttattcaacatacaaacatatgtagttccattcaagggtgatacactggTTATAGCGACACTCTAACTTttctatacaatttttgtagtacgacTTGCCCTTTGTTTGAAAATAGGCCGCAGTTTCGgtgatcacctcttcattcttttgagatctgagagtAGGAAATAGTCACTGTgtgccagatctggagaatacggtggaagCGGAAGTAATTCAAAGACCAATTCagggatttttgccatcgttttcacaaAGTTGAGACACGTTGCATTGTCTTtatgaaacagcactttctttttcttcaaatacacccgtttttcggcgatttcgtcctttcaacggtccaataacgctatgtaatagtcacTGTTGATGGTGCTTCCTTTTTCAatgtagtcaataaaaataatttcatgcgcaacccaaaatacagacgcaataaccttgccaaccgacttttGAGCCTTTCCatgctttggagcgggttcatcgtgtgcagtccactcagatgactgtcgattggactatGATATGATGGTGCcatgtttcatttattttcacatatcGACTCAAAAACTCTGGTTTATTACTCTTGatcatctccaaacactgctccgaataaTCAattcgtcgttgtttttggtcaaaagtgagctcgcgcgacACCTACTTTGCAAagagctttcttatacccaAATATGCGTTAAtgatatgatatacatatgtacattgtcaGTTGATATCCCTAGAGTGCCTGTTATCTCGACAACTTCACTTTGcggtcatccaaaattttttttgttgcttttcgtcgttaacaacattttttgagcGCCCACTGCGTTTatcgtcttcggtgctcattttaccacatctaaacttagcataaCAGACCTTcactcaaaattatataattcacaaattaatgatccgacagctgtcaaatttatacacgcgtCTTTTGAAGGTTCGGATCAACTAAAAATCTTATGGATTTAAtactagtagcgccatctatatgtcaagCCGAAGCTTTTCAATTGTACTGTTAACTACACGTCCCCATAAATCTCGAAGTAACTTCCCTCGAACATCAAGAACTTTCAACGATCGCCAAACATTGTACTACTACGCCTCAATAGCTGAGCAAGACAACAGTttccaaagaattttattttgattaatgTTTTTTGGGAAGTTAATTAGTTTCCTTTTCCGAACttttgcttcatttttgaaaGAAGAAAACTTTGATGAAAATGTTAGATCTATaagcagtttttttttgtcgttGGTGGTTagaaaacaaaatgtttaaatatttttctcgaaTTTTAAACAGTAACCCTTTTCATAATATTCAGAACTGAGCCTACATCAACAACTCATCAGCCAATGGCGCGTTTTGTGCCCAAAATCACATCGTCATTTACAGTTTTAACCTTTCGTAGCAGACAATATGAAAACCGTTCTGTTGCAAGCCGCTTTCCGCCTCATCCCACCACTCCCTTTAACTTAAATGATGCCTCACATAACTTTGTGTGACTCATATCATTCCCAGTTCGTTGAGATGACGCAGATTTTGGTATTCAAATGGTaagcaatgtatgtatgtgtgtacttacatatatatgaactCGTGAAACCCGTTATTAAACGTGGAATTGTTGATTAacaattaaagaagaagaaaccacAATGTAAACGATAAACGGCGGCAAAAAACCACTTGCGGTCAAAGACACACTTTTCATTAGAACTAATTACAAAATTACACGATTTATTCTTATGGTTatagatatactatacatatgtatgtaagtactatatgcgatatatattatatctatGTTTTTATAGTGTCTCATAATTTATCATACTCATTTTATGTGGAAAGTCTGTGATTTATcgcatttcattttattcacaACTCCTTGCTTTGTCAAACAGGAATTGATGATACAATTTCCCTGGCTTAAGGGGACGACAAGAATACTTGTGAAAGCTTTTCTccctctctttctctctttctctctctctctcgatCTTGGTCTCAGCAAGTCGCACTCTCCGCTGTCAAGCGTCAAAGCTCGATGAGTGTAAACGCCTCTTCGCCCCCCTCTTTCCACACGCTCAGGTGACTCACTGCCTTAAAAGTGCTGGCATTGTGGGCCATTTGTTGAGCCACACGCGTCACACGTTGGCTGTTGACAACCGCTATGTAGAAAACGATGagtaaataaatttggaaaCCGTTTTGGTTGGcgtgaatttaatttattcatgcTTCTaagaatttttatgatttttagtgGAAGTAGATAATTCGGAGTGCAGTGGCCGGTCGAGCCGCTTTTCGTTTCGAAGTCTTTCTCTTTTGTTGGCTTTGTTTTAAAACTTGTCACAGCTGTTTTTGTTAGCCGTTCGAATCTGGTCGACTTGATCATGTTGTGTCTGTTAAACTGATCAACCGGTTGTTTATtatatgtctgtatatttgtgtataccTAACTACtactcatgtatgtatgtatgtacaaacttatgtgtgtatataaatgacTAGTAGCTTGGTATGTGGGTCACGCGTGTTGCTCTGCTGTTTGCAACGGCTTTCAATGTTGCAACAGGTTCTTTTCTAGATTGTGGCTTTTATAGATTATGGTTTTTATgggtttaattaaaattgtttacttttaatGGACTAAAAAAATCTGACAAAACTGATGAACAAACGATTCTCACGGAAATGATCAAAAGGgttcaagaaaaaataaagaggCCTTATTTACTGCTTCGTTCCAGATCTCATTTCTTGTAATTTGTGATCTGAAAGGCTCCTAATAGATGCTTCGCTCTTACGTTAGATGACTGCGTAGGAGAGGCCATCCAGATATAAAAAAAagctataaatttttattctgtCGATACCTCTAGGCTTAGGTGATCATAATACACATATgggtatacttatgtacatacatatgtatagtacacTTTACCACATAATCAAGCCGCCCAGAATGTTTTTTCCTTGTATTTTCAGAGCTGTTCCCTCCAAAGTAGAACTCTCATGATCGAGGACTGCTTATTGATTATTTATAGTATACCTAGGTTTCAAACCGTTATGCAATAACAGTTTAACTAATACTTTAATTAGTGTCAGATACACACAAGTCTGATTTAATTGCcttaaaaatgtacatacatataaattatagtACAGTACTATTACCAACTATTTAAGCGAAAATCGGTACGGTGGGCCGAAATGCTTTGCATAAAATAGTAATTAACGAGTAAGGATGATCCGAAGTTCGGGCATAACCGAATAGCTtccgacccgattttatctatttttgataCAAGAGCACATTAATATTGGGAAAAGATTCTCTCTCTTTCTGAATTCTGAATTTCCGTAATATATCCCAGATTGAACGATTTTTTTTCGGTATAAAGCGTTATGCACTGAGGTCCACACTTTACCGGCGACTAGacatcaaatacatatgtatatctggtgGCCGGTAAAGTTATTACCCGATTTCAACAATTAGTCGTGAGATGGCTTACCCTTACCACACTATTGTGCAAAGTTTGATTCCGACACTATATGTTGGAAGAAGCGAGGAAGAAAAGCGAACTACAAAATTCGTTTGCGCACATTTTCGCACTGCTCGAAGAAGTGCTGGAAAGCTTCGTGCTCAGGAAATTCGGTAAAAATAGCTTCAGTGGTTTGTCGGTGGAGTTAcgccaatttttcaaaaatattcaattatatttttacaacttaGTTATAGAACTTACTTATAGCACTTCGTAagtttttctttgatattatGTTTCAGACAGGGCAATAGTCCAATTCTCATCATCATACTAACGTCCTCAAATATGCCACAAAACATGTTTGCCAAGATCAAGATATGTATCTCAAACAATTCAGCTCAGCTCAGCTCATCTCATCAACATCATCACTCTAACGGGTGATTTAAGTAGAGATTCTTTTTTCATTagaatttttgttcagtattgttcggcattttatcatggaaaaatTTACGGGACAACCTTTACCAGGcgctcaactttattacgaaaattcatgttctgtaaagaatgtgtttcgcgcgcttcgctcaacttttgGTCAagataatcggcctactgaccTTACTATTCGTACCAACATCACCGgccttgagacccagcattcattaatggataatattcgaccgaatagaccacgttcagcacacagtgaagaaaatatagcagccgtagctgagagtgtaacTCGAATTGACGTATAGAACGATTGGACGCATTTACGTCGAAATCCtaaattgaaagcttacaaaacacagcttgtgcaagaattgaagtcgCTCGACTTTTCCAAGAGACAGAGAGAAGCGATTCTCTctttcgacgttttcgagttaaattttattcagcgatgaggcccatttctagctcaatgggtatgtaaacaagcaaaattgccccatttgggacgaagagcgacctgaagagattcaagagctgtcatttaatccagaaaaaataaccgTTTagtatggtttgtgggccggtggaattatcggGCCATACTTCATcaaaaatggatttattgaaagaacacttcggtgagcagataatatcAACTTTTgcgccggtcgattggccaccaagatcgtgaaTATCACAACGATAGATTTTTCCTGTGCAGATTTGTAAAGTCTATAGTCCaagcggacaattccgcttccaTTCATATAAAATACTTCCAGTAAATAATCTAAAATCATAATTTATGCCATTAGTTCTAATTATGGCAAATAAATACCAGTTAAATAGCTAAATGAcggtaaaattattgtaatgtATAATTAGTATCAAGAAAGCTGATACCGTAATTCTAATAAATTTCGATGCAGTTGGGCACGGACCTGCAAAAGTAAAGTTTCGCCACGCGCTAACACATCAAACTCGTCTCGGCATGGTTAAGTCTTGGCAAAAAACGATTTTGATAATATGGTTTGCATTACTTCGTTCAAAATCGGTGGAGACAGCAGTATCTACAGAGATTCCACAACAGATACAATTCTATAAGGATTTCCTTGTGCAAATATATGCCGAAGAGAAGTTTGAAACCTGTATGATTTACGGAGAGGTACGAAAGAGTGAAACCCTTAACTTATTGCTGCGTGTTGTCGTCGAAAATTTCAAGAAACCGACTATTATTCAAAACGCAAATACGTCTTACGAGATTGGAAATTTATTCAGCAGTGAAATACTCATCATCGCACGGTTGGAGTATCTTGAAGTGGAACTAAGGATGCTTGCCAAGGCGCTCAATCGCATACGACAAAAACGTATAATACTCATCGCAACTGAGCCTGACCTTAAGTCGAAACGCGATGAGTACCTATCGCAGCTTTTCCAATTGTGCGAAGTAGAAAAAATGCTTAACGTGGTTGCAATCCCTGTTGATTTTCCTCAGACCAAAGTTTTTTACAGCTATACaatttttccgaaatttcaTTTAGAAGAGAAAACGTTCGGTTCCGGTGGTGTAGAGGTTTTTCCGCGTCGCTTGAAAAATCTACATGGATATGGCATACGCTCAATGCCCGATCAAATCCTACCGCACTCATTTGCGTACGAGCTGGACGGACGTGTACAAGTCGGAGGTTATTTAGTGAAAGTTTTGCAAACATTCGCAACAAGCATAAATGCAACACTATTCTATCcgttaccaataaaaataaataattacgatCCAGTGGGCGTGGCCAAAATGTCGCACGACAATGTGATCGATATACCCATTTCCAGCAAGTTTTTGTTGAGAATGCAAGATTTAAATGAGGGGTCGAGCCCTTTTGCTATCAGCGATGTTTGTCTGATGACACCAATAAAGTGGTACCGCACAATACAGAGTTTTTACGAAGCATACGCggataaaacatattttcaaattattatagtCAGCACTATTATGACATGGACCTTGTGCTATTGCTGTCGATGGTTGCAATACAAGCTAGATGGCAGGCCTTACCATGAGACCGTACTGTCGGCGTTCACTGATCCAAATTATCTTGCCAGCCATTTTGAGTTGGGCAAACCTGCTAGATTACCACGTTTGGTTACTTTGCGAGTTATAGTTGTTATCTCCATGCTATGGACTTTATGTGTCTACACCCATTTTTCGGCAAATCTTAATACATTTGTGACTAAGCCAGCTACGGTACAGAATCCAAAGAATTGGGATGACTTCAACAGAcatgatttcaaaatattgatcAGTGCGAACgtttacaaatatatgtttaaaCTTTGTGGCGACTTTTGCGAAAATACAGAGCAATCCTGGGTGTTTGTGGATACATTGGATGAATTTCATCATGCGTTCTATAATTTGAATAACAACTATGCGTATCCTGTCGATctatttttttggcattttgtcGAACTGAAAATGCGTTCGTTAAAGCAACCCGTTTTTCGTTTATCTGATATGTGTTTGAGAAAACGTCTCTTACGTGCTATACATTTGCCCGAAAACTCAATTTTCAAAGAACATTTAAACCTATTCCTGACCAGATGTGCTGATCATGGCCTATATAAGGTTTGGCTTGATTCAACGCATTTTGAAATGGAAAAGTTAAAGATCTATAGCAAGATTAACACAACTGAACATTTGACACGACCGCTGGATTTGGCCTACTTTTCAATATTGTGGAAAGTACTTGGAAGGGTTTGGATCTTGAGTACTTTGACATTTGCATGTGAAGTAATTATTGGATGTTGGCAGAGAAGAGTTCAAAGAAATaatgtttcaaaataatatcaaataaatggTTAAATATGTTTAGTACaagtgatttattttttaaaacagttTACAGTGTTGCTCCAATTTTCGAAAAGACATAATGCTATATCGTTTTTAGaaaattcttgaaataaaaACTGCTGGCTCGTTAATATAATACTTGCCACAGAGACTTGTTTGATAGCCCAGCGCCGGTTATGGACCAAAAGACTACTAGAAATCATTATGTTTccgatttcacacattttcggcATGGAACTGTGgtaaagttaatttaattttgccaaTATATCATACGGATTGTCCGATATATACGGCATCAAGTTAACTGGGGAATGACAcgaaatgttttgctccaagacctgaaacGAAGtgggattatccgcatagactttagactcaCACAGAAAACAgtccaacggtgtgatatcacacaatcttggtggccaatcgaccggcccaaaacgtgaaattatctgttcaccaaAGTGTTTTATCAATAAATGCATTGAATAATGCAATATCTGGAAAGTGGcgcagtcttgttgaaaccaaatgtcgccgagatcagaAGCTTCAATTTTAATCATCAAATAGCCAGTTATCATGGCGCCAGaacagtgttgttgttgtagctgcagaattctgccgagttgacagttcttgaccggataaaaatccgggtccgttccggttacgtagacccgactgccGTGGGAACGTAACAGTCgcgataacagtcgccattgacggttatgttctcaccggcattatttttaaagaattatggatcgatgattccatcggcccacaaaccacaccaaatcgttttttttttttctggatgaaatgacagctcttgaatctcttcaggttgcttttagTTTCAAGTGcgataattttgcttgtttatataccctTGAACCAGAAACGCGGAtgatcgctgaacaaaatttggctgaaaaacgtcggatcttcttggaacttttcaagagcccaagAGCAAAGCGGTGTggtttgggaaggtcgagcggcttcagttcttgtatgtataagctgtattttgtaagctttcaatttaGGATTTCGACgtaaatgcgtcaagtcgttccatacgtcagtccaagaCGGGTGATGTTGTTGCGAATAGCAAGGTCAATAggctgattatgttgaccaaagctaagcgaagcgcgcgaaacacattcttcacAGAACGTGGATTTTCGTAATAATCTTGAACGATTTATAAACGTTGTCCCGgcataagtctttccataatgaaatgccaaacaatactgaacagaaataacatgacaacatgtcacgactcatgcgtgatttgtcaaaaaaaaaactaatgaaaaaagtacctctacttggatcacccgttatactAAGGTATATGAAGTCTAGTGTGATAGTAtagacccgattttatccatttttgtaGTCATTATATATTATTAGCAGAAGAGATCAGCTCTAAGTTCAATTAAGATATCTCACATATTTACCGATATttatggtataaagtcaagCGACTATTTAAAAATCCTCATATTAGGCATATGGCAGCTATGAAATGTATTTACCagattttatacaattttggcAATTATGACATACTATTACCAAGGGAAGATGGGCACCTTAAAGGCACTATGTGTGCTAACTCTATATAAGTATATCTCGATTCGTTTTAGGTGCTACTTACAGTCGTTAggtaaacaaatatattattatctgtgcaacatgttgcgagagtataaacatATTGCAGGCAAAAAAAGTAACAGAACACAAAACGAAAACAGAAATCGGTCTTAGTCATCAATGGCaagcagaaatattaaaactaatggCATGCAGTGAACGATATTACAATAATATCTATGCGGCATTATGacaaatgttaaatatataaatataatatatgtatgttcacatacatatgtatgtgtgtttatatggCCTAGAAAAATATTACTTTCCAAGGGAAAGAACGTTAACATGGTGTACATGAGTATATAAGTACCTACGAgtacatatctatatttatgtatatacatatggagCAGCAGTATTGATATTTAATCTTTTTACAGTATTAGCTATAAGTGAGTGTACAATTAACTCGTTGACCATTcgaaattattatgaaaactgCAAAAAAGTAATGATGACTACAATAATGAAGCAATATGGACTTGAAAAATGAATTGAATCACTTATGATAAAATTGTTTTGTAATCGACAGATACATACGTTGTTTTCTtcctaagaagctgctcatttgtctcactcaaccgtcgatatcggatcTCTATAtcgtagctgtcatacaaattgaacaatcGGGATCAAGTGCttatatcgaaatatttttactttgaccagaaatcttcacgaaatttgtacaATCTGTACAATCATCGGATAAATTTTTGagttcggaccactatagcacatagctaccatataaactgaacgatcaaacgAAATTGAAAGTAAATTCCCCGGCTcaataatatttcgaaaaatgtatttcaCTAAGTTGAtaagactgtccttaattaatatgtcaaaaatgagcgcgatctgtcaagcGGTTTGTTTACAAcagttgcgaatgttggaaaagtctTGCAgttattcagttttatcaaaaacattagCCGACGAGTGATACAAAGCCTTAAAAGACGGTCgtgagataaaaaataaaaaaaaaaatgaataatatgGGGCTTGGGAATCATCAGGGAGgtattagagagatggcaacagacccgcgagtccgttcgaatgattttgggtagatattttttttttttttatgaaacgcGTTTctgctcgactcgtcccaaAAAGCTgaacttatttttaaaagtactgCAAACATGTCTCTTTGGACGtacttgatcgtgcgaattccgatcccgaGCTTTATAActacatgggtttatgagtttcccatgcaaacaagtcaacaatcctcgaaatggagggaaaaacgaggcgaaaccaaaaaaaaaccagccaaagccgctcaaaaatcaagaagatgttcattgtttttttcgatattcgaggttttggtgcatcatgaatttgtacTGGGAGGACAGACGGTcgataaggagttctatttggcgtgagaacatccatcgaaaacggccgaaatagtggaagaacaattcatagaTTTTACACGATTATCACCATCGAGCCACGATTAtgatcgaatttaaagccaaaaacgcaatgaatacgaTATATGAacccaccgtattcaccagatttggctccttttgcttttttcttgttccccaaaccgAAATTACCGCTCCATGGAACCCTTTTTCTgtcgatcgaagagatgaaTTAAAATTCGCTCAAGGAGCTGAAGGCCGccacaaaaagtgcttatgaaaagtatttcgagCACTGGAAAACTtcttggcataagtgtattacatttggtggggattattttgaaagcaacaacatatgtaaatattgatgaatagttaaatatttcacgttttatttacaatttccgcatacttttttgtcacaatttatatactttcaaaataggatttttacaaaaataacaactcaTTATTCGTACTTATTACGGCAAAGTAAACACAGTATTGATTTAGTACTGAAcgtacaaagaaaaaaatgtaaaaaaaatttcccgcCAATTTGATAAGACGAAGGCCAGCAAGTCAGCGCCACcaaaaataacagcaaacaGCATCCTTTCATACTCGTTTTAAtacctaagtatgtatgtatgtatacccagAACAGCATGCAACAAGTGCGTGCATAATAGGTAAGTGTATGTTTGGTCCAGACGAAGCGACGCATAAGCACAAAGCCAGAAAAGGAGAACCGAAATCGCAGGCAGTCTGCTAGCTGCctattaataataacaaaaaggcACTTATTATATacacccatatacatacatatatgtatgtatgtatggtaacTAGAGTAAACAATGCTGATTACTAGCTGTCGGCGGCGGAACCACTGACGTCTAATGAGCTGTGATTAAAAAGCGATTAAGCCGCGAGCGCCAtcaacaaagaagttgatggtttggctttttgttgttgcgcacAATTCTTCCTACAAGAAGCTGCCACCAATTACTGTGCGTCCACTTTGAGCACCGACATTTCCAATGTGTGGTGTCATAATACTCGTATatagtaatatataatattttaataataataagcatGACAAAGTAGTGCTGAGTATCGGATTTCAtgttctatatacatatgtaagtatatgttttaATTGAGTAGTAACTGATTGCAAATATCtattgttttcataaaaaaaaattccaaggAACTTATTTCAAACACACATTATGCGCTGTTAAAAAGGAATGGTTCATGTTGCAAATAGAAATGTGATAAGCCAGCCAAGAATGTCGTGATATTTATACTGGGAATGGGTTTAACCAAGCAAAAGGGAATATGAAATGATATGTGAGTTAAAAATCGACTCACTTGAATGTGTTAagttatacttacatatgtgtatgtactttattttctaaattaccAGGGTAGTACAACAAGTTTTGAAAAACGGCGATTAAAGTCTTGAGTTGTAGCTTTATTGCACCAGCGCTACTTTCGTGGAAAAGAACGAAACTTTCGCTCAAAATATTCAATCCTTCTGTCACAATTCCTCCGAAAAATGTTGAGTTTTCATGATAAGGCTTAActcgaaaaaaatttcgaatcgTCTTCATTCGGAATTTACTAAAAGTACTTTTAAAATAAGTGTTGAAAACAACAACTCTTGACTAAAAGtcagataaaattatttttaaacaaaagttatAAGGGTTTTTAAAAACGGCGCTACAAATGACAGCAAACGACGGCACAtattttcccgctcttttgatatttttcttcagtaaaatttcccgcttcatcatggaaagatatacgatcgaACAACgattcgaaattattaaaatttactacccaaattcggagtcagtggcctcaactttaagagctgtacgtccaatttatggtcgtcataatcatgCTGTCAGTTCAACAATTGAGCGTTTAGTGGTAAAACTTGAATCCAcaagcacagtacaaaatgttctcgtgccagtgagataaagaaTTGACTGTAGTGTCGAGGATATTGCTGCCggtagcgcatcaattgaggaagacccaactcagtctctcacacgtcgttctcaagcttTGGGCATCTTGgcgacgtcgttgtggcgaattttgcgaaaataacttttcctacatccttacaagatcaaattaacacaagaactgaagccgcttgaccaacAGAATCGTCGTaagttcgtgaattgggctaaACATAAACTTGAAAATGATGCGGATTTTCgtcgaaaaatcatttttagcgatgaggctcatttcttgCTAAATGGCTTCGTTAATAAGCAAAATAGTcaagcagcaatccacacgtattacatgagtcaccattgcatcccgaaatcGAATTACGATTTGCTGCGGTTTTTGAGCCGGCGGCGTCTTTGGACCGTACTTTTTCTGTGATGAttaagaccggcacgttactgtgaatgggaatcgctgcCGCTCAattataactgaatatttttggcccgaattgggtgatatggacttggacaata
The sequence above is drawn from the Bactrocera tryoni isolate S06 chromosome 1, CSIRO_BtryS06_freeze2, whole genome shotgun sequence genome and encodes:
- the LOC120782784 gene encoding uncharacterized protein LOC120782784; its protein translation is MLAKALNRIRQKRIILIATEPDLKSKRDEYLSQLFQLCEVEKMLNVVAIPVDFPQTKVFYSYTIFPKFHLEEKTFGSGGVEVFPRRLKNLHGYGIRSMPDQILPHSFAYELDGRVQVGGYLVKVLQTFATSINATLFYPLPIKINNYDPVGVAKMSHDNVIDIPISSKFLLRMQDLNEGSSPFAISDVCLMTPIKWYRTIQSFYEAYADKTYFQIIIVSTIMTWTLCYCCRWLQYKLDGRPYHETVLSAFTDPNYLASHFELGKPARLPRLVTLRVIVVISMLWTLCVYTHFSANLNTFVTKPATVQNPKNWDDFNRHDFKILISANVYKYMFKLCGDFCENTEQSWVFVDTLDEFHHAFYNLNNNYAYPVDLFFWHFVELKMRSLKQPVFRLSDMCLRKRLLRAIHLPENSIFKEHLNLFLTRCADHGLYKVWLDSTHFEMEKLKIYSKINTTEHLTRPLDLAYFSILWKVKNSYTLTIEAMAGPTHSTQLAPTQLQQQQQQ